A single window of Sporosarcina sp. FSL W7-1349 DNA harbors:
- a CDS encoding helix-turn-helix domain-containing protein: MEIGRKIKSLRLKKGLTQEELGERTDLTKGFISQLERDLNSPSIETLFSLLEVLGTTPKEFFDEPKKNMKIVYTADDQTVYRDERMHYSIRWLIPRSNEQEMEPIHLTFEEQGQFKKFEPSPAETFIYVLKGEVKLELGEMDYTAGQGDALYFDASQPHQLSNAANGSSELILVATESYL, translated from the coding sequence ATGGAAATTGGCAGGAAAATTAAAAGTCTCCGATTAAAAAAGGGACTGACCCAGGAAGAGTTAGGAGAACGGACCGATTTGACGAAGGGGTTCATCTCGCAATTGGAACGCGACTTGAATTCGCCTTCCATCGAAACGCTTTTCAGCTTGCTGGAGGTGCTCGGAACGACACCGAAAGAGTTTTTCGACGAGCCGAAAAAGAATATGAAAATTGTCTATACGGCGGACGATCAAACCGTCTATCGGGATGAACGGATGCACTATAGCATTCGCTGGCTCATCCCGCGTTCGAACGAGCAAGAAATGGAACCGATCCACCTTACGTTCGAAGAACAAGGGCAATTTAAAAAGTTCGAACCGTCGCCTGCTGAAACATTCATTTACGTACTGAAGGGCGAAGTGAAACTGGAACTCGGTGAGATGGACTATACGGCCGGACAAGGGGATGCACTTTATTTTGATGCTTCGCAACCCCATCAACTTTCTAACGCGGCAAATGGATCGAGCGAATTGATTCTCGTTGCGACCGAATCCTATTTATAA
- a CDS encoding ABC transporter ATP-binding protein: protein MTTEPIIRFDNVTKQYSTDTTVLNGVSFEMERGKFYTLLGPSGCGKTTILRLIAGFIEPTEGTIYFNGKKINGIPANERQVNTVFQDYALFPHLNVYENVAFGLRIKKVKKEEVDRRVKEALKFVNLEGYERRDISEMSGGQRQRVAIARAIINDPEVILLDEPLSALDLKLRSEMQYELRELQQRLGKTFVFVTHDQEEALAMSDEIFVMNTGEIVQSGTPLDIYDEPINRFVADFIGESNIVPGVMIEDYSVQFTGKVFECVDQGLNPNEKVDIVIRPEDLEITDVQKGKLVVTVDTQLFRGVHYELSTYDADGNEWLVHSTKKAEVGGKIGLDFAPEDIHVMRLNETEEDFDARLESYGVAANEE, encoded by the coding sequence ATGACGACTGAACCGATCATCCGCTTCGACAACGTGACGAAACAATATAGCACCGATACGACGGTGTTGAATGGCGTTTCGTTCGAGATGGAGCGTGGAAAATTCTATACATTGCTCGGCCCGTCCGGTTGCGGAAAAACAACGATCCTGCGGCTGATTGCAGGCTTCATCGAGCCTACGGAAGGGACGATTTATTTTAACGGGAAGAAGATCAACGGCATTCCGGCGAATGAACGGCAAGTGAACACTGTATTCCAAGACTACGCCCTATTTCCCCATCTGAATGTCTATGAAAATGTGGCATTCGGCCTGCGCATCAAGAAAGTGAAAAAAGAAGAGGTCGATCGTCGGGTCAAAGAAGCGTTGAAATTCGTCAATCTGGAAGGCTATGAAAGACGGGACATCTCCGAAATGTCCGGGGGGCAGAGGCAACGGGTCGCCATTGCCCGGGCCATCATCAATGACCCGGAAGTGATTCTGCTGGATGAGCCGCTTTCCGCACTTGATTTGAAATTACGTTCTGAAATGCAGTATGAGCTTCGGGAACTCCAGCAGCGCCTCGGCAAGACGTTCGTCTTCGTAACTCATGACCAAGAGGAAGCGTTGGCGATGTCCGATGAAATTTTCGTCATGAATACGGGAGAAATCGTCCAATCCGGCACACCGCTCGATATTTACGATGAACCGATCAACCGCTTCGTCGCGGACTTTATCGGAGAATCTAATATTGTTCCGGGCGTCATGATCGAAGATTACTCCGTGCAATTCACCGGGAAAGTGTTTGAATGTGTCGACCAAGGGCTGAACCCGAATGAGAAAGTCGACATCGTCATCCGTCCGGAAGACTTGGAAATTACCGACGTGCAGAAAGGAAAATTGGTGGTGACAGTCGATACCCAATTATTCCGCGGTGTCCATTATGAACTCTCCACCTACGATGCGGACGGGAATGAATGGCTTGTACATTCCACCAAAAAGGCGGAGGTCGGCGGTAAAATCGGCTTGGACTTTGCCCCGGAAGACATTCATGTCATGCGTTTGAATGAAACGGAAGAGGATTTCGATGCCCGATTGGAGTCCTATGGAGTGGCAGCAAATGAAGAATAG
- a CDS encoding ABC transporter permease, with product MKNRTFHPLYSIPYIAWILLFVIAPIALIVYYSFFDLTGNFTLANYKSFFSSVYLKLTISSFWYAFLITFFSLLFAYPTAYFLTKTKHKQLWLLLIIIPSWINLLLKTYAFIGLFGLYGPLNALMEVTGIGRQQLLFTDFSFVFVSVYIFIPFMILPIFNALDKLNPALIDASRDLGANAWTTFRRVIWPLTINGVKSGVQIVFIPALSLFMITRLIAGNKVITLGTAIEQQFLVTQNWGMGSTIAVFLILFMFIVMIITSGGERGTTGNGKIK from the coding sequence ATGAAGAATAGAACGTTTCACCCGTTATACTCGATTCCGTATATTGCATGGATCTTGCTATTTGTCATTGCGCCGATCGCCTTGATCGTCTATTATTCCTTTTTTGATTTAACAGGCAATTTTACGTTAGCAAATTATAAAAGCTTTTTCTCGTCGGTCTACTTGAAATTGACAATCAGCTCGTTCTGGTATGCGTTTCTCATTACGTTCTTTTCGTTGCTGTTCGCCTATCCGACGGCTTATTTCCTGACGAAGACGAAGCATAAGCAGCTTTGGTTGTTGCTCATCATCATTCCATCGTGGATCAACCTTTTGCTGAAGACATATGCGTTCATCGGGTTATTCGGTCTGTACGGGCCGCTCAATGCGTTAATGGAAGTGACGGGAATCGGAAGGCAGCAATTGCTATTTACCGATTTCAGTTTCGTCTTCGTGTCGGTCTATATTTTCATTCCATTCATGATTTTGCCGATTTTCAATGCACTTGACAAATTGAATCCTGCCTTGATCGACGCCTCCCGAGACCTTGGGGCGAATGCGTGGACGACATTCCGGCGGGTCATCTGGCCACTGACGATCAATGGAGTCAAATCCGGCGTGCAGATCGTTTTCATCCCGGCATTGTCACTATTTATGATCACTCGGCTCATCGCGGGGAATAAAGTCATCACACTCGGAACTGCGATTGAACAGCAGTTTCTTGTCACGCAAAACTGGGGCATGGGGTCGACCATTGCCGTGTTCTTGATCTTATTCATGTTCATCGTCATGATCATCACGAGTGGCGGCGAAAGGGGGACGACAGGCAATGGGAAAATTAAGTAG
- a CDS encoding ABC transporter permease — MGKLSSLPKLYLTAVFIILYAPIFYLIFYSFNSGGGMSNFESFTWEHYSAVFEDTRLIVILLNTVIVALLSALVSTAIGVLGALAIAFLRNQAMRNAVLSLNNILIVSPDVIIGASFLILFTIVGVKLGFASVLISHIAFSIPIVVIMVLPKLQEMSTSLIDAARDLGASRRDILMRVIIPYIKPGIFAGFFLALTYSLDDFAVTFFVTGNGFSTLSVEIYSMARAGITLTINALSGLIFLITVALVLGYYALGKKAKTDLTGVRK, encoded by the coding sequence ATGGGAAAATTAAGTAGCTTACCGAAACTCTATTTGACTGCCGTCTTCATCATTCTTTATGCACCTATCTTTTATCTGATCTTTTATTCATTCAATTCCGGGGGCGGCATGTCGAATTTCGAGTCGTTCACTTGGGAACATTACAGCGCCGTTTTCGAAGACACCCGGCTCATCGTCATCTTGCTGAACACCGTCATCGTCGCCTTGCTTTCTGCCCTCGTCTCCACTGCAATCGGCGTGCTCGGTGCGCTGGCTATCGCCTTCCTGCGCAATCAAGCGATGCGGAATGCCGTGTTGTCGTTGAATAATATTCTAATTGTCAGCCCGGATGTCATTATCGGGGCCTCATTCCTTATTTTATTCACCATTGTGGGAGTCAAGCTCGGGTTTGCATCGGTGCTGATTTCCCATATCGCATTCAGCATTCCGATTGTGGTCATCATGGTATTGCCGAAACTGCAGGAGATGAGTACTTCGCTAATTGATGCAGCAAGGGATCTGGGCGCTTCACGGAGGGATATCTTGATGAGGGTGATCATCCCTTATATCAAACCCGGGATTTTCGCCGGTTTCTTCCTGGCCCTGACCTATTCCCTCGATGATTTTGCCGTCACATTTTTCGTCACGGGCAATGGATTCTCGACCTTGTCCGTCGAAATCTATTCGATGGCACGGGCAGGGATCACTTTGACGATCAATGCGTTATCGGGACTGATCTTCCTCATTACGGTCGCCTTGGTACTCGGCTACTATGCACTTGGCAAAAAGGCGAAAACCGATTTGACGGGGGTGAGGAAATGA
- a CDS encoding ABC transporter substrate-binding protein yields MKDIIRAAAAILIISALLLFVNSKLNDSSGRSGKDVITVYNWGEYIDPDLLKQFEDETGIKVIYETFDSNEAMMGKIEQGGTSYDISMPSEYMVEMMAEKDLLIPLDRELLPNLQHIDPYFLNLPFDPGNRYSLPYFWGTVGIAFNPTLLEGQTFEEWDDLWNPSLRQEVILVDSARETIGMGLNSLGYSLNSTNLDELREATDKLKRLSPNVKAVIGDEVTQLMVNGEAAVALTWSGQAADMMYENEEIDYHVPEEGSNLWFDNIVIPRTAKNIEGAHAFINFMLDPEVAAQNADYVGYSTPNLTALDWMDPEVTGDERFYPDEETREHLEVYQNLGLEMLGVYNELFLEFKMEMK; encoded by the coding sequence ATGAAGGACATCATCCGGGCGGCTGCCGCCATACTGATCATTTCCGCCCTCCTGCTGTTCGTTAATTCAAAGTTGAACGATAGCAGCGGCCGTTCAGGCAAGGACGTCATCACGGTTTACAACTGGGGAGAATACATCGATCCAGATCTTCTGAAACAGTTTGAAGATGAAACGGGCATTAAAGTCATTTACGAGACGTTTGATTCGAATGAAGCGATGATGGGGAAAATCGAGCAAGGCGGAACCTCTTATGATATTTCCATGCCTTCCGAGTATATGGTCGAAATGATGGCGGAAAAGGATCTGCTTATCCCTCTTGATCGCGAATTGTTGCCGAATCTTCAGCATATCGATCCTTATTTCCTGAACTTGCCGTTCGATCCGGGCAACCGGTATTCGCTCCCTTATTTTTGGGGAACGGTCGGAATCGCGTTCAATCCGACGTTACTTGAGGGGCAAACATTCGAGGAATGGGATGATTTATGGAACCCTTCCCTCCGACAGGAAGTCATTTTGGTTGACAGCGCACGGGAAACGATCGGCATGGGGCTGAACTCTCTCGGCTATTCCTTGAACTCCACCAATCTCGATGAACTGCGGGAAGCGACCGACAAGCTGAAGCGCCTGAGTCCTAATGTGAAAGCGGTCATCGGGGACGAAGTGACCCAGTTGATGGTGAACGGGGAAGCTGCCGTGGCGCTGACATGGTCCGGCCAGGCGGCGGATATGATGTATGAGAATGAAGAGATCGATTACCACGTTCCGGAAGAAGGGTCGAATCTATGGTTCGACAATATCGTCATCCCCCGGACAGCCAAGAATATCGAAGGGGCCCACGCGTTCATCAACTTCATGCTTGATCCGGAAGTGGCCGCTCAAAATGCCGATTATGTCGGCTATTCCACACCGAACTTGACGGCGTTGGATTGGATGGATCCCGAAGTGACAGGGGATGAGCGATTTTATCCAGATGAAGAAACGAGGGAGCATCTGGAAGTATATCAAAACCTCGGCTTGGAAATGCTCGGCGTTTACAATGAGCTCTTTTTGGAATTCAAGATGGAAATGAAGTGA
- a CDS encoding MFS transporter codes for MAARSNQFALYILMFNMFIAMSGIGLIVPIMPQYLATFGVAGGALGFLIALFSLAQFIFSPYAGELSDRHGRKTIILIGLVIFGLSQLAFGLSTQLWMLYVSRFFSGFGAAFLIPPTMAFVADITTLENRGKGMGLLGASMSLGFMIGPGIGGFLSKVSLVFPFYFATGAALFAALLSLFILPNPKPTIAKDDVLKKKENIFQQLKRSTTTPYFVILIVMFVFSFGLANFQATISLFVDHKFGYTPIEIAILITVGGFVGVIVQTFIINRLFKRFGEMRVILVNLVIAALSIFGIIFVDLFWTVLLVSTIFSTATSLLRPAVNTVISKLAGEEQGYAAGMMNAYMSLGNMVGPALAGVVFDVNINFPYILGMVILFICFALAFTWAKRNGPLLAEIRTK; via the coding sequence TTGGCGGCACGGTCTAATCAATTTGCTTTATATATTCTAATGTTCAATATGTTCATTGCCATGTCGGGAATCGGTCTCATCGTGCCCATCATGCCTCAATACCTCGCGACATTCGGCGTAGCGGGGGGAGCACTCGGCTTTCTGATCGCACTTTTTTCACTGGCCCAGTTCATCTTCTCCCCATACGCGGGTGAATTATCGGATCGGCACGGCAGAAAGACGATCATCCTGATTGGCCTTGTCATTTTCGGATTGTCGCAACTGGCATTCGGGCTATCAACCCAATTATGGATGTTATATGTATCCCGCTTCTTCTCCGGTTTCGGTGCTGCTTTCCTCATCCCGCCGACGATGGCCTTCGTCGCGGATATCACGACATTGGAAAACCGTGGGAAAGGAATGGGGCTGCTCGGCGCCTCGATGTCGTTAGGTTTCATGATCGGGCCAGGAATTGGCGGATTCTTGTCGAAGGTCAGCCTCGTTTTCCCGTTTTATTTTGCAACGGGCGCCGCTTTGTTTGCAGCACTGCTCTCACTGTTCATTCTTCCGAATCCGAAGCCTACGATTGCGAAGGATGATGTTTTAAAGAAAAAGGAGAATATTTTCCAACAGCTGAAACGATCCACAACGACGCCGTACTTCGTCATCCTGATCGTCATGTTCGTCTTTTCTTTCGGTCTCGCAAACTTCCAGGCGACCATTTCACTGTTCGTCGACCATAAATTCGGGTATACCCCTATTGAGATCGCCATCCTCATAACCGTCGGCGGATTTGTCGGGGTGATTGTGCAAACCTTCATCATCAACCGGCTTTTCAAACGCTTCGGGGAAATGCGCGTCATCTTGGTCAACTTGGTCATCGCGGCGCTTTCGATTTTCGGCATCATCTTTGTCGACCTGTTCTGGACCGTCCTGCTCGTCTCCACTATTTTCTCGACGGCGACCTCCCTTCTCCGCCCTGCGGTGAATACGGTCATTTCCAAGCTGGCGGGAGAGGAACAGGGCTACGCGGCAGGTATGATGAACGCCTACATGAGCCTTGGCAACATGGTAGGGCCTGCACTCGCCGGAGTCGTTTTCGACGTGAATATCAACTTTCCCTATATCCTCGGAATGGTGATTCTGTTCATCTGCTTCGCACTCGCTTTCACATGGGCCAAACGGAACGGCCCGCTGCTTGCTGAAATCCGAACGAAATAG
- a CDS encoding VWA domain-containing protein, which translates to MDIRIEEPYWLLLLIPAAIYMGFTWKTSGQRLAGKGTILFALRCLAIIALVFALTSPYLTSRANEEQILFVVDRSVSVGGAQEKEDEWIAESLKGRKENQSVGMFSFAGSFRTDVKLTDSDFTIPDLPELPDRDATDLAKAIDLAAAVAKNKVATRIVLLTDGLETVGSVEQLLPKYAGGRVQIDTVLLDQEKTADASIALFDTPKTAYEGEKQLLHVEVESSTRTTGELIITQNDEEIIRESVELEPGTNRFSFRNAASGKGLLKYEAKLIVPDDAILENNRMLAVTMLEQSPRVLIVQTERNPSAIPKLLDSQSIDVNVMNAAELPESLSGYLGYGAIIFDNVPGHQVGENKMTVIEQAVKKFGVGFMMVGGDESFGLGGYFKSPIERLLPVEMELQGKEQIPSLGLVIVMDRSGSMSGSKIVLAREAAARSVELLRDDDTFGFIAFDDQVWEVIPIGAVGSKEEAIEKILSVPANGGTDIFPGLLKAYEDLSESTLQRKHIILLTDGQSPMPPGYEELIEEGRNQQITLSTVAIGEDADWTLLEELAEEGGGRFYDVIDESTVPAILTRETSMMTRTYIEDDPFYMTVAGVPLWSSLFEEGVPKMNAYIATTPKQTATIVAESHKQDPILAEWMYGLGRTIAFTSDATGKWSGDLARWANYPEFWNTAAARLLPSYREVPYIITHEGGGTYTVTDSSRKAAFLDVAVVDESGVEVPFTAEPLAPGKMRVTVDADPGLVFFGVSDDQGGLFEAGVSVPYSEEYTFSKPNKRLLEKIADRTDGELLEEGDDPTRVFRNHPFKSGEQTSIVEWLILTALLLFFIDITLRRFGLLKGITAKRRAEPVVEEPVREQDSISELLKAKKKR; encoded by the coding sequence GTGGATATCCGAATTGAAGAGCCATACTGGTTGCTGTTGCTCATTCCTGCCGCAATTTATATGGGATTCACATGGAAAACGTCGGGACAGCGCCTAGCCGGGAAGGGGACCATCCTCTTTGCCCTGCGTTGCCTAGCGATCATCGCTCTCGTCTTTGCCCTCACTTCCCCGTATTTGACATCACGCGCCAATGAAGAACAGATTTTATTCGTCGTCGACCGCTCCGTTTCGGTTGGAGGGGCACAGGAAAAGGAGGATGAATGGATTGCAGAGAGCCTGAAGGGACGGAAAGAGAATCAGTCGGTCGGCATGTTTTCATTTGCCGGTTCGTTCCGGACTGATGTGAAACTGACAGATTCCGACTTTACAATCCCGGACTTGCCGGAGCTGCCGGACAGGGATGCGACTGATTTGGCGAAAGCGATCGATCTCGCTGCCGCCGTTGCCAAAAACAAAGTTGCGACCCGGATCGTTCTCCTGACCGATGGATTGGAAACGGTCGGTTCAGTCGAACAGCTCTTGCCGAAATATGCAGGGGGGCGGGTGCAAATCGATACGGTTCTGCTAGATCAAGAGAAAACCGCGGACGCTTCGATCGCCCTTTTTGACACCCCTAAAACCGCGTACGAAGGGGAAAAGCAATTGCTCCATGTGGAAGTGGAGTCGTCCACCCGGACAACGGGGGAATTGATCATCACGCAAAACGATGAGGAAATCATACGGGAATCAGTCGAGCTGGAGCCGGGGACAAACCGCTTTTCATTCCGCAATGCAGCTTCAGGAAAAGGTCTATTGAAGTATGAAGCGAAACTGATTGTGCCGGATGATGCAATCCTCGAGAACAATCGAATGCTTGCCGTCACGATGCTGGAACAATCGCCGCGCGTGCTCATCGTTCAGACAGAGCGCAACCCATCGGCGATCCCGAAACTTTTGGATTCCCAATCCATTGACGTGAACGTAATGAATGCGGCTGAGCTGCCAGAATCGCTATCGGGCTATCTTGGATATGGGGCGATCATTTTTGACAATGTCCCGGGGCACCAAGTCGGCGAAAACAAGATGACTGTCATCGAACAGGCTGTGAAAAAATTCGGCGTCGGCTTCATGATGGTCGGCGGAGATGAAAGCTTCGGTCTCGGTGGATATTTCAAATCGCCGATCGAACGGTTATTGCCGGTTGAAATGGAACTGCAAGGAAAAGAGCAGATCCCTTCCCTCGGGCTGGTCATCGTGATGGACCGTTCCGGCAGTATGTCCGGTTCGAAAATCGTCTTGGCGAGGGAAGCAGCGGCGCGATCCGTCGAGTTGCTGCGGGACGATGATACGTTCGGATTTATCGCGTTCGACGATCAAGTATGGGAAGTCATCCCTATCGGTGCAGTTGGAAGTAAAGAAGAGGCAATCGAAAAAATACTGTCCGTTCCGGCAAACGGAGGGACGGATATTTTCCCAGGTCTGCTGAAGGCGTATGAAGACCTGTCGGAAAGTACACTGCAACGGAAGCATATCATCTTGCTCACAGACGGCCAATCTCCGATGCCGCCGGGCTATGAGGAACTCATTGAAGAAGGCAGAAATCAGCAGATTACTTTGTCAACTGTCGCCATCGGGGAGGATGCTGACTGGACTTTGCTGGAAGAGCTCGCAGAAGAGGGCGGCGGCCGATTCTACGATGTCATTGATGAATCGACGGTCCCGGCTATTTTAACAAGGGAGACCTCCATGATGACTCGGACTTACATCGAAGACGATCCGTTCTATATGACAGTGGCCGGCGTCCCTCTCTGGTCCTCGCTTTTTGAGGAAGGTGTCCCGAAAATGAATGCTTATATTGCAACGACTCCGAAACAGACGGCGACGATCGTAGCGGAGAGTCACAAGCAAGACCCGATTCTCGCGGAATGGATGTACGGCCTCGGCCGGACCATCGCGTTCACCTCGGATGCGACTGGAAAATGGTCCGGGGATTTAGCGAGATGGGCGAACTATCCGGAATTTTGGAATACGGCCGCTGCCCGGCTATTGCCGTCCTATCGGGAAGTTCCCTATATCATCACCCATGAAGGGGGAGGGACCTACACCGTGACAGACAGTTCCCGCAAGGCGGCTTTCCTGGATGTCGCGGTTGTCGACGAGAGTGGCGTAGAGGTGCCCTTCACCGCCGAACCGCTTGCACCTGGAAAAATGAGGGTGACGGTGGATGCCGATCCGGGACTCGTCTTCTTCGGCGTTTCGGATGATCAAGGCGGTTTATTCGAAGCTGGTGTTTCCGTCCCCTATTCGGAGGAATATACGTTTTCCAAGCCTAATAAAAGACTATTGGAAAAGATAGCCGATCGGACGGATGGGGAACTGTTGGAGGAGGGGGATGACCCGACCCGGGTGTTTCGGAATCATCCGTTTAAAAGCGGAGAGCAAACCTCGATTGTGGAATGGCTGATCCTTACCGCCTTGCTGCTGTTCTTCATCGACATAACATTGCGGCGGTTCGGATTGTTGAAAGGGATTACCGCGAAACGCAGGGCGGAACCGGTAGTCGAAGAACCAGTGCGCGAACAAGACAGCATTTCGGAATTGTTGAAAGCGAAGAAGAAAAGGTAA
- a CDS encoding vWA domain-containing protein, with amino-acid sequence MGFDKLINSWTAIFPLAVLLYYFFRKRYETKTISSTLFWEESMREMKVSPYLKNLQRNALFYLQMAALLLLVVVLLDPFVKKSGTAAGHTIFVVDTSATMFAESDGQTIWDHHKALMEELAVERKGQPISIITTGKEPSLLVREETDGEVIRSEIEELEVAYEQEHMDRAIEFVKSFVLSEPADVHIFTDELDRNQFTEADETISWNVHSSKLPIANLSILNFGAVRTTNGNEAIVKIGNQSDAALDGIIQIKDPLTGDIVANQKFSIEAEKEQLLSFKELPPLQALTAEMDVKDDYAADNVASILLGSEIGEAIVDSQLHELVKKAFEAVNLDVTSGAVQEMEAARENAIVVTNDVSFLKKGSKPILLIGRNDESAQPAEGPVLTEDHPLFSLADLSDVYVAETYPSFRNFRTLATVGDKPFIQQSKRGDIVILSDMEMTDWPLHASFPLFVWSATELLGSDAESLGAFTPEERRAVLAGGDGLELFTLHDEYVTSVAEGSQFVAPSMPGLYRAMDGSNESLFTVQLEQSEKVVRFGSSYQIGRNAENGAEQEGHRGIGWIFILPILLLLLAEWEVQRRRGYPN; translated from the coding sequence ATGGGATTCGATAAGCTGATCAATAGTTGGACGGCAATCTTTCCTCTTGCCGTCCTTCTCTATTATTTTTTTCGGAAACGTTACGAGACGAAGACCATTTCGTCGACATTATTTTGGGAAGAATCAATGCGGGAAATGAAAGTGTCGCCTTACTTGAAAAACTTACAGCGGAATGCCCTCTTTTATTTACAGATGGCTGCGCTGCTTTTATTAGTAGTGGTTCTGTTGGATCCGTTCGTAAAAAAGAGTGGAACGGCCGCGGGGCATACGATTTTCGTTGTGGACACATCCGCAACGATGTTTGCCGAATCGGATGGACAGACCATCTGGGATCATCATAAAGCGTTGATGGAGGAGTTGGCCGTAGAGCGGAAAGGGCAGCCCATCTCGATCATCACGACCGGCAAGGAGCCATCCCTGTTGGTAAGGGAGGAGACGGACGGGGAAGTTATCCGCTCGGAAATCGAGGAGCTGGAAGTCGCTTATGAGCAGGAGCATATGGACCGTGCCATCGAATTTGTGAAGTCGTTCGTCCTATCGGAACCGGCAGATGTCCACATTTTCACAGATGAGCTGGATCGCAATCAATTCACGGAGGCGGATGAAACGATTTCGTGGAATGTCCACAGTTCGAAACTGCCGATTGCGAACCTTTCTATTCTCAATTTTGGAGCGGTTCGCACTACAAATGGCAATGAAGCAATTGTCAAAATTGGCAATCAATCGGATGCCGCTCTCGATGGAATTATACAAATCAAAGATCCGCTGACAGGGGATATAGTGGCGAACCAGAAGTTTTCGATTGAGGCGGAAAAAGAACAGCTTTTGTCGTTCAAAGAGTTGCCTCCGCTCCAGGCATTGACTGCTGAAATGGATGTTAAGGACGACTATGCAGCGGACAATGTAGCCTCTATTCTCCTTGGAAGCGAGATTGGAGAAGCCATCGTCGATAGTCAACTGCATGAGCTGGTGAAGAAGGCGTTCGAGGCAGTGAATTTGGATGTCACGTCGGGGGCAGTGCAGGAGATGGAGGCTGCACGGGAGAACGCGATCGTCGTAACGAACGATGTTTCATTCCTGAAAAAGGGTTCGAAGCCTATCTTGCTCATTGGGCGAAACGATGAGTCGGCGCAACCGGCCGAAGGGCCCGTTTTGACGGAAGATCATCCTCTTTTCTCCCTTGCTGATCTGAGCGATGTCTATGTTGCGGAAACCTATCCGTCTTTCCGGAATTTTAGGACACTCGCAACTGTCGGGGACAAGCCGTTCATCCAGCAATCCAAACGGGGGGACATTGTCATCCTGTCTGATATGGAAATGACCGATTGGCCGTTGCACGCATCGTTCCCATTATTCGTCTGGAGTGCGACCGAACTGCTTGGCTCGGACGCTGAATCACTAGGGGCCTTCACTCCGGAGGAACGGAGAGCGGTACTCGCTGGCGGGGACGGTCTGGAATTGTTCACTTTGCACGATGAATACGTGACGAGTGTGGCGGAAGGTTCGCAGTTTGTCGCACCTTCCATGCCCGGCCTCTATCGGGCGATGGACGGGAGCAACGAGAGTCTATTCACTGTGCAGCTGGAACAGTCAGAGAAGGTGGTCCGTTTTGGTTCCTCTTATCAGATAGGCAGAAACGCGGAAAATGGAGCGGAACAGGAAGGGCACCGTGGAATCGGCTGGATTTTCATCCTGCCTATCCTTCTGCTGTTGCTCGCAGAATGGGAGGTGCAGAGACGTCGTGGATATCCGAATTGA
- a CDS encoding DUF58 domain-containing protein produces the protein MGQNLFPDQLAKRLSPLSIVSRSRRLGHHKGTHRSRKTGSSLDFSDFREYHPGDDLRHIDWNVYARTEKPFIKQFLDEQEMRVHILLDPTKSMGIEGKWDIARQLAIALSHIALKSGDTVSFSTYSDDQKIFFRRKGAIHRAAMTKFITSIEASVSSSDFTDRALASIPKAMTVLFIITDGLEATDKWEHLFRRLPGICGDVRLITVHSAIEQSPEYEGDVRFVDVESGDGVEVTMTKQAVTGYLNEKMTHEAKLAALAGKFGIRLLRAEVKDGVMETVTKKMRHAGWVR, from the coding sequence ATGGGACAGAATCTGTTTCCCGATCAGCTTGCCAAGCGGCTTAGTCCATTGTCGATCGTTTCACGTTCCAGGCGGCTCGGCCATCATAAGGGCACTCATCGTTCCCGGAAGACGGGCTCTTCCCTTGATTTCTCCGATTTCCGGGAATACCATCCGGGGGATGATTTGCGTCATATTGATTGGAATGTCTACGCGCGGACAGAGAAACCGTTCATCAAACAGTTTCTGGATGAACAGGAGATGCGGGTCCATATTCTACTCGATCCGACGAAGTCGATGGGAATAGAGGGGAAATGGGATATCGCTCGGCAATTGGCGATAGCGCTCAGCCATATTGCATTGAAAAGCGGGGACACTGTTTCATTTTCCACGTATTCTGACGACCAGAAAATCTTTTTTCGGAGAAAAGGGGCTATCCACCGGGCTGCTATGACGAAATTTATCACTTCAATCGAGGCGTCCGTGTCATCAAGCGATTTCACGGATCGGGCCCTCGCTTCCATTCCGAAAGCAATGACAGTTCTATTCATCATTACTGACGGATTGGAGGCTACGGATAAGTGGGAGCATCTTTTTCGGCGGCTGCCTGGCATTTGCGGTGATGTCCGGTTGATCACGGTCCATTCTGCAATTGAGCAGTCCCCAGAATACGAAGGGGACGTACGCTTTGTTGACGTGGAAAGCGGGGATGGCGTAGAAGTGACGATGACGAAACAGGCCGTGACCGGTTATTTGAATGAAAAGATGACCCATGAGGCGAAGCTTGCGGCGCTGGCCGGAAAATTTGGCATCCGGCTTTTGCGTGCGGAAGTGAAGGATGGCGTTATGGAAACGGTGACGAAGAAAATGAGGCATGCCGGTTGGGTGCGATAG